A genome region from Hevea brasiliensis isolate MT/VB/25A 57/8 chromosome 7, ASM3005281v1, whole genome shotgun sequence includes the following:
- the LOC110637621 gene encoding nodulation receptor kinase-like gives MFHMFNSSVIFKAPSYMGVPILKYQKLLSSIISLLLIVTSFVFAKTFDNSCILDIHLSPSIDDSDCIPGNWGGFINNNCCGAVFYEYIYALGKRANITGQIYLNSAEQKACLISMKRAYNDVEDCGIEKLTGGEGGCSSYTKADVSSKLGNRMNSLDEDCMLINSDDKHDQNCRACLRRWEEIGGSPNKSDMNSEANMCRFAVLITLTSNMIDDNKRVQAIYNCLGVQNLSVGNGQGGNSQSGDTKQRTGILVLITGLVGLGAITCIAVSVWIFCRKRTKENLPTTKNGSYDSCSEPSNNLKISPKEIYLATNNLNEANFIGQGVAGKVYRGILSNGQHVAVKHIINDGQMETFVREVTSLSHIRHPNLVALLGFCEHKDEYFLVYELCKNGNLSEWLYGKDRVLSWIQRLVIAIDSARGLWFLHSYPEGCIVHRDVKPTNILINAKFQAKLSDFGLSKVMDVGQSYVSSEVRGTFGYVDPEYRQNHHVNAKGDVYSFGIVLLQLISGQRVINLNLNRPMQLNKMAKFLSRGGNITEFADPKLSGEYSVEAFDLVIKLALSCTGIKQERPSMEKVVLRLENALEISMKMKSITYG, from the exons ACCAGAAACTACTCTCTTCAATTATCAGTCTTCTGTTAATTGTTACCAGTTttgtttttgcaaaaacttttgaTAATAGTTGCATACTTGATATTCATCTTTCTCCATCTATAGACGACTCAGATTGCATACCAGGCAACTGGGGTGGATTTATCAACAATAATTGTTGTGGAGCTGTTTTTTATGAGTACATCTATGCATTGGGGAAGAGAGCCAACATCACTGGCCAAATTTACTTAAATTCTGCAGAACAAAAGGCCTGCTTAATTTCAATGAAGCGTGCCTACAATGATGTTGAAGATTGTGGAATTGAGAAGCTAACTGGTGGAGAAGGTGGCTGCTCCAGTTATACTAAGGCAGATGTTTCGAGTAAGCTTGGAAACAGAATGAACAGTTTAGATGAAGACTGTATGCTTATAAATTCAGATGACAAACATGACCAGAATTGCAGAGCATGTTTGAGAAGGTGGGAGGAGATTGGTGGATCACCAAACAAAAGTGACATGAATTCTGAAGCCAACATGTGTAGATTTGCAGTGTTGATAACATTAACCAGCAACATGATTGATGATAATAAAAGGGTCCAGGCAATTTATAATTGCCTTGGAGTGCAGAATCTCTCTGTAG GAAATGGACAGGGAGGCAATTCTCAGAGTGGTGATACCAAGCAAAGAACAG gtatattggttttaatcaCTGGGCTAGTGGGACTTGGGGCAATAACATGCATTGCAGTATCAGTATGGATCTTTTGCAGAAAAAGGACTAAAGAAAACCTGCCAACTACCAAGAATG GATCATACGATTCGTGTTCTGAGCCGTCCAACAATCTCAAGATATCACCAAAGGAAATTTACTTGGCAACAAACAATCTCAATGAAGCAAACTTCATAGGCCAAGGCGTAGCTG GAAAGGTTTACAGGGGGATACTGTCTAATGGGCAGCATGTCGCAGTTAAGCACATAATCAATGATGGACAAATGGAGACATTTGTCCGAGAAGTTACAAGCCTATCCCACATCAGACATCCAAATCTTGTTGCTTTGCTTGGCTTCTGTGAGCACAAAGATGAATATTTCCTAGTTTATGAGCTGTGCAAAAATGGAAACCTATCAGAATGGCTATATG GTAAAGATAGAGTTCTTTCTTGGATCCAAAGACTTGTGATTGCAATTGACAGTGCTAGGGGTCTTTGGTTTCTCCACAGTTATCCAGAAGGCTGTATTGTTCACCGCGACGTCAAG ccaaccAACATTCTCATAAATGCTAAATTTCAAGCAAAGCTCTCAGACTTTGGATTATCAAAAGTAATGGATGTAGGTCAATCCTATGTGAGTTCAGAAGTGAGAGGTACATTTGGTTATGTTGATCCTGAATATCGGCAAAATCACCATGTAAATGCGAAGGGTGATGTCTACAGTTTTGGGATTGTGCTACTACAACTAATCTCAGGGCAGAGGGTGATCAATCTGAATTTGAATAGACCAATGCAGTTAAACAAAATG gcaaaatttctctCAAGAGGTGGTAATATAACAGAGTTCGCTGATCCTAAACTTAGTGGAGAGTACTCGGTTGAAGCTTTTGACCTGGTAATAAAGCTAGCCCTGTCATGCACAGGAATTAAGCAGGAAAGGCCATCAATGGAGAAAGTGGTTCTGAGACTAGAGAACGCACTTGAAATCTCTATGAAAATGAAGTCAATCACGTATGGTTGA